A window of Mytilus edulis chromosome 10, xbMytEdul2.2, whole genome shotgun sequence contains these coding sequences:
- the LOC139492323 gene encoding uncharacterized protein produces MSDLYDTKTELQNGIDQVGRETKSLRHDVDNKFTIFTSQVQQILASYKQEVDKPKNTTDLHSEFNELMQNHTKLQHEFETLKSENAIQQQILLTNQNKTIELAKQIVELKGLKNIQQLGDLHGIQQEIKQLHSQTQSLSVNERARSQDFQALYKMTLQTEASVKELNNVTAYLNNKVKDSNITLLSALRKNVTDSLSSLKRTVLHNDEKVAMTACVKRDTTDKPSRHVVKFDDISTSYNIKNISAIRNIGKFEIEIDGLYLISASIFSRDQSNFSIRKNGEMIATGYISSSGSVVATAVVAIDLKWNDEIWVQTEANSFIYSNSRTSCLTLIKVK; encoded by the exons ATGTCTGACTTATACGACACAAAAACCGAACTTCAAAATGGCATAGACCAAGTAGGCCGTGAAACGAAAAGTCTTCGGCATGATGTTGACAATAAATTTACTATCTTCACATCGCAGGTTCAACAGATTCTCGCATCATATAAACAAGAAGTAGACAAACCGAAAAACACAACGGATCTACACTCTGAGTTTAATGAACTTAtgcaaaatcatacaaaacttcAACAtgaatttgaaactttgaaaagtgAAAATGCAATTCAACagcaaattttattaacaaaccAAAATAAAACGATCGAACTTGCAAAACAAATTGTGGAACTGAAAGGTTTAAAGAATATTCAACAACTTGGTGATTTACACGGCATCCAGCAGGAGATAAAGCAACTTCATTCGCAAACACAATCGTTGAGTGTTAATGAACGCGCTAGAAGTCAGGATTTTCAAGCTTTATATAAGATGACCTTGCAAACGGAAGCTAGCGTCAAAGAGCTAAACAATGTTACCGCATATCTTAATAACAAAGTAAAGGACTCAAACATAACGCTGCTGTCAGCTCTAAGAAAGAATGTAACAGATTCACTATCTAGTCTTAAAAGAACAGTTTTGCACAACGATGAAAAAG ttgcaaTGACGGCATGTGTAAAACGAGATACCACTGATAAGCCATCTAGACATGTAGTCAAATTTGATGATATATCAACTTCGTACAATATCAAGAATATATCAGCTATAAGAAATATTGGAAAGTTTGAAATCGAAATTGATGGACTGTACTTAATTTCAGCCAGTATTTTTTCCCGTGATCAAAGCAATTTTTCAATTCGCAAAAACGGAGAGATGATTGCAACTGGATATATAAGTTCATCTGGTAGTGTAGTTGCAACGGCTGTTGTTGCCATAGATCTTAAATGGAATGATGAAATATGGGTGCAGACGGAAGCGAATTCTTTTATATACAGTAATTCCCGAACTTCTTGCCTTACTTTAATAAAGGTGAAGTGA
- the LOC139492214 gene encoding uncharacterized protein — translation MQQSLYVQWILYAICFMVLLFKVVEPLPCVLSEWSNWSAPDDLGTVSRRRNVITLATGNDEECGDLRQLRKEPLPCVLSDWTSWSAPDASGIASRYRKVIRAALNNGEECGDLLQFRKGLFNYE, via the exons ATGCAGCAATCCTTGTATGTTCAGTGGATTTTATATGCGATATGTTTTATGGTTCTCTTATTCAAAGTTGTAG AGCCACTACCATGTGTTCTGAGTGAATGGAGTAACTGGAGTGCACCAGATGACCTTGGAACTGTTTCCAGACGCAGAAATGTTATAACTCTTGCTACTGGTAATGACGAGGAATGTGGTGATCTTCGGCAATTAAGGAAAG AACCACTACCGTGTGTCCTGAGTGATTGGACAAGCTGGAGTGCACCAGATGCATCTGGAATAGCTTCCAGATATAGAAAAGTGATTAGAGCTGCTCTTAATAATGGAGAAGAATGTGGGGACCTTTTGCAGTTTAGGAAAGGTTTGTTTAATTATGAATAA
- the LOC139492324 gene encoding IgGFc-binding protein-like, with the protein MMFVLHLLCFVCYVDTVHDKRVYDKQAPWMDFYLGFLDNNGPNGYVQLNIVANDSGSCIINIPFFNISETIAINGSSKNIYNISKDIEMNITGIEMKGVKVSCDIDVSIYAMNYYMAYSEGYLAIPYKSLGRRYIAATYSNINFTIIMLNNVSVGVVCTENNTTVTLFLKIKNGVLYFGGHAYQSNDSLTVNLNAYETFYFSNTHDLSGTIITSTKPVAVVSGGDISINRSSQYTDYTTEMILPSEQLGKDFVVPLLYDSFCLYRVLADDDATVTIQNSTSRNTKTLVKGEFLEISNFTTSTVESSTGVLVQLYCAKLYSTCNYAMTTVPSIQHFKTSYQFTVVSNYPLDRFPPDNFFITIIITADDKHDLILDGVKGIMFNEKSTIKLAGKKYSILSHELDVGIHEMHHADSVPFGLIVYGRNPLDGYAYPAGLKMNPQ; encoded by the exons ATGATGTTTGTTTTACACT TGCTATGTTTCGTATGTTATGTTGATACAGTCCATG ATAAACGTGTGTATGATAAGCAAGCACCATGGATGGACTTTTATTTAGGATTTTTAGACAACAACGGTCCAAATGGTTATGTTCAATTAAATATAGTCGCAAACGATTCCGGATCGTGTATCATAAATATTCCATTCTTCAATATCAGCGAAACAATAGCTATTAATGGCAGTagtaaaaatatttacaatatcagCAAAGATATTGAAATGAATATCACTGGAATAGAAATGAAAGGTGTCAAAGTTAGCTGTGATATCGATGTGTCAATATATGCAATGAATTACTACATGGCATATTCTGAAGGGTACCTGGCGATACCATACAAAAGTTTAGGACGAAGATACATCGCAGCCACGTATAGTAATATTAACTTCACAATAATAATGCTTAATAACGTCAGTGTTGGGGTGGTATGTACAGAAAACAACACCACAGTTACGTtgtttctgaaaattaaaaatggtGTACTGTATTTTGGTGGACATGCATATCAATCGAATGATTCTCTAACTGTCAATCTTAACGCCtatgaaacattttatttttcaaatacacATGATCTCAGTGGTACAATTATTACATCAACCAAACCAGTTGCGGTCGTTTCTGGAGGCGATATCAGCATAAACAGATCTTCCCAATATACAGACTACACTACGGAAATGATTCTCCCTAGTGAACAGCTTGGGAAAGACTTTGTTGTCCCATTGTTATACGATTCTTTTTGTCTTTACAGAGTACTAGCCGATGACGACGCAACTGTAACCATTCAAAACTCAACAAGTAGAAATACTAAAACGCTTGTGAAAGGGGAGTTTCTGGAAATTTCAAACTTTACTACATCAACCGTTGAATCTTCTACAGGAGTTCTTGTACAGTTATATTGTGCCAAACTTTACAGCACGTGTAATTATGCCATGACTACAGTCCcaagtattcaacattttaaaactaGTTATCAATTTACCGTAGTTTCGAACTATCCACTTGACAGGTTTCCGCCAGATAACTTTTTTATCACAATTATAATCACAGCAGACGACAAACATGATCTGATTTTAGACGGAGTAAAAGGAATTATGTTTAATGAAAAATCAACTATTAAACTAGCTGGAAAAAAATACTCTATCCTTTCGCATGAATTAGATGTTGGAATTCATGAAATGCATCATGCCGATAGCGTTCCATTCGGACTTATCGTGTATGGACGAAATCCATTAGATGGATATGCTTACCCTGCAGGACttaaaatgaatccacaataa